Proteins found in one Prochlorococcus marinus CUG1433 genomic segment:
- a CDS encoding porin yields the protein MKLFKSLLVAPATLGLLAPMSATANEVTINDFNPAEELAITNSRVDGLEARLNNFEAGGFSDTTTASFSVDFGIGAVDGLGIATGDTEGDESIQAVYGFQIDLNTSFTG from the coding sequence ATGAAGCTTTTCAAAAGCTTGCTTGTAGCTCCTGCGACTTTAGGGCTTTTAGCTCCTATGTCTGCTACTGCAAACGAAGTTACTATTAATGACTTCAACCCTGCTGAAGAACTCGCTATCACTAATAGCCGTGTAGATGGTTTAGAAGCAAGACTTAACAACTTTGAAGCTGGTGGCTTCTCAGATACAACAACTGCATCATTCTCAGTTGATTTCGGAATTGGTGCTGTTGATGGATTAGGTATCGCTACTGGAGATACAGAAGGAGATGAAAGTATCCAAGCTGTTTATGGTTTCCAGATTGACCTAAATACTAGTTTCACTGGT